The following are from one region of the Actinopolyspora halophila DSM 43834 genome:
- a CDS encoding OsmC family protein has product MSEGHEYTTVVRWTGNRGGGTETYRSYGREHVVEVAGKPVLHGSADPAFLGDPGLMNPEELLVAALAECHMLWYLGICASSGVVVTDYRDPAAGTMVEEPAGGGRFTEVVLRPVVTVRNESMRESASKAHEQAHRRCFIANSVNFPVRHEPEIHVES; this is encoded by the coding sequence ATGTCCGAGGGGCACGAGTACACCACTGTGGTGCGATGGACGGGCAACCGAGGCGGCGGCACCGAAACGTACCGTTCCTACGGTCGCGAGCACGTCGTCGAGGTGGCGGGCAAACCCGTGCTGCACGGCTCCGCCGATCCGGCTTTCCTGGGGGATCCGGGCCTGATGAACCCGGAGGAGCTGCTGGTCGCGGCGCTCGCGGAGTGCCACATGCTCTGGTACCTGGGGATATGTGCCTCTTCAGGGGTGGTGGTCACGGACTACCGTGACCCCGCCGCGGGCACCATGGTCGAGGAACCGGCCGGGGGCGGGCGGTTCACCGAGGTGGTGCTGCGTCCGGTCGTCACCGTGCGGAACGAGTCGATGCGGGAGAGCGCGTCGAAGGCGCACGAGCAGGCGCACCGCAGGTGTTTCATCGCGAATTCCGTGAACTTCCCGGTACGTCACGAGCCGGAGATCCACGTGGAGTCCTGA
- a CDS encoding arylsulfatase, which yields MGDAETSRTRLPISGKPRQNPTSLDIHSQDPPFTPPEQVSAPEGAPNVVVVLLDDMGFGAPSAFGGPCEMPTAERLAEGGLRYTRFHVTAVCSPTRQSLLTGRNHHSVGMGVTTEMASAAPGYDGTRPLSAGTIGQILAGNGYNTAAFGKWHQTPARDVSAAGPFDRWPTGEGFEKFYGFLCAEMNHWYPVLFDGTTPVEPSRRPEDGYHLSEDLVDRAIDWVRDQKSLKPDNPFFAYLPFGATHAPYHVPKEYRDKYRGAFDHGWDRQREITLQRQKELGVVPPDTELAPWAEGVPHWDELSDAERESAASLMELYAGFAEHTDDQIGRFVDALEEQGELDNTLFVYILGDNGASAEGGLGGTLNEHRYASGIPDDAETINRYREELGDPSTHAHYPVGWALAMNTPYQWTKQVASHFGGTRDGMIVHWPRGIAEPGGIRNQFHHVIDVLPTVLEAAGIPEPAEVNGVTQQPVEGTSMLYTFNEAAAADRHRIQYFEMVGNRGIYHDGWMAVTRHGTPWEMVQDGSESSFDDDRWELYNTNVDWSQARDISAEYPDKLRELQQLFLVEASRYNVFPLDDRMTERENPREAGRRDLHGDRKTITLPASASRLTEETAPNVKNRSHTLTARCEIPDAGAEGVLVAQGGRFGGWSLYVHEGRACYAYNYFGLEVYRVRDSEPLSAGAHEIALEFSYDGGGVGMGGTAALSVDGAKVAEGRVGATIPYYFAFDETFDVGVDRASPVTEDYPVVDNAFTGTLHTVRVDLGDDLHSDSDSELGRERFRAAHE from the coding sequence ATGGGAGACGCGGAGACGTCACGCACACGTCTGCCGATCTCGGGAAAGCCCCGGCAGAATCCCACCTCATTGGACATCCACTCGCAGGACCCGCCGTTCACCCCCCCGGAACAGGTGAGTGCTCCCGAAGGCGCACCGAACGTGGTCGTCGTGCTGCTGGACGACATGGGCTTCGGAGCTCCGAGCGCCTTCGGCGGGCCGTGCGAGATGCCCACCGCGGAGCGGCTGGCCGAGGGGGGACTGCGCTACACGCGTTTCCACGTCACAGCGGTCTGTTCCCCGACCAGGCAGTCCCTGCTGACCGGGCGCAACCACCATTCCGTGGGGATGGGCGTGACGACCGAGATGGCCAGCGCCGCGCCGGGATACGACGGGACACGTCCCCTGAGCGCGGGGACGATCGGACAGATCCTGGCCGGCAACGGTTACAACACCGCCGCCTTCGGGAAGTGGCACCAGACCCCGGCGCGGGACGTGAGCGCGGCAGGGCCGTTCGACCGCTGGCCCACCGGTGAGGGCTTCGAGAAGTTCTACGGCTTCCTGTGCGCGGAGATGAACCACTGGTACCCGGTGCTGTTCGACGGAACCACCCCGGTGGAGCCCTCGCGCCGCCCGGAGGACGGCTACCACCTCTCCGAGGACCTCGTGGACCGCGCGATCGACTGGGTCAGGGACCAGAAGTCGCTCAAACCCGACAACCCGTTCTTCGCCTACCTGCCGTTCGGGGCGACCCACGCTCCGTACCACGTCCCGAAGGAGTACCGGGACAAGTACCGCGGGGCGTTCGACCACGGCTGGGACCGACAGCGCGAGATCACCCTGCAGCGGCAGAAGGAACTGGGCGTCGTTCCGCCGGACACGGAGCTGGCCCCGTGGGCGGAAGGAGTTCCGCACTGGGACGAGCTCTCCGACGCCGAACGCGAGTCGGCGGCCTCGCTGATGGAGCTGTACGCGGGTTTCGCCGAACACACCGACGATCAGATCGGTCGTTTCGTGGACGCCCTGGAGGAGCAGGGGGAGCTGGACAACACCCTGTTCGTCTACATCCTCGGCGACAACGGAGCCTCCGCCGAGGGCGGGCTCGGCGGGACCCTCAACGAACACCGCTACGCCAGCGGCATCCCGGACGACGCGGAGACGATCAACCGGTATCGCGAGGAGCTGGGGGATCCCAGCACGCACGCGCACTACCCGGTCGGCTGGGCGCTGGCGATGAACACGCCCTACCAGTGGACGAAGCAGGTCGCCTCGCACTTCGGTGGGACCAGGGACGGGATGATCGTCCACTGGCCGCGCGGTATCGCCGAACCGGGCGGGATCCGCAACCAGTTCCACCACGTCATCGACGTGCTGCCCACGGTCCTGGAAGCCGCGGGGATCCCGGAGCCCGCGGAAGTCAACGGTGTGACCCAGCAGCCCGTCGAGGGCACGAGCATGCTCTACACCTTCAACGAGGCCGCTGCCGCCGACCGGCACCGGATCCAGTACTTCGAGATGGTGGGCAACAGGGGCATCTACCACGACGGCTGGATGGCGGTCACCCGGCACGGAACCCCGTGGGAGATGGTGCAGGACGGCTCGGAGAGCAGCTTCGACGACGACCGGTGGGAGCTCTACAACACCAATGTGGACTGGAGCCAGGCCCGCGACATCTCCGCCGAGTACCCGGACAAGCTCCGGGAGCTGCAGCAGTTGTTCCTGGTCGAGGCCAGCCGCTACAACGTCTTCCCGCTCGACGACCGCATGACGGAACGGGAGAACCCGCGGGAGGCCGGGCGACGTGACCTGCACGGTGATCGCAAGACGATCACCCTCCCCGCCTCGGCGTCCCGGTTGACCGAGGAGACGGCTCCCAACGTCAAGAACCGTTCGCACACGCTCACCGCACGCTGCGAGATCCCCGACGCCGGGGCCGAGGGCGTACTGGTGGCCCAGGGCGGCCGCTTCGGTGGATGGTCCCTGTACGTGCACGAGGGCAGGGCCTGCTACGCGTACAACTACTTCGGTCTCGAGGTCTACCGGGTTCGGGATTCCGAGCCGCTGAGCGCGGGGGCGCACGAGATCGCGCTCGAGTTCTCCTACGACGGCGGTGGTGTCGGCATGGGGGGCACCGCGGCCCTCTCCGTGGACGGTGCGAAGGTCGCCGAGGGACGGGTCGGAGCCACCATTCCCTACTACTTCGCCTTCGACGAGACGTTCGACGTCGGTGTGGACCGTGCTTCGCCGGTCACCGAGGACTACCCCGTCGTCGACAACGCTTTCACGGGAACGCTGCACACGGTGCGCGTGGATCTCGGCGACGACCTGCACAGCGACAGCGACAGCGAGCTGGGACGTGAAAGGTTCAGGGCGGCACATGAGTGA
- a CDS encoding formylglycine-generating enzyme family protein has product MSEQEEKPACCAPSAGRATTSLVEDPVDRGEVRSGSTAGLVRLDGGAFRMGEERDLAYAQDGEGPVREVRLDPYWISPTVVTVADFAAFVDATGHRTDAELWGWSFVFGGLLPDDFPPTRGVAAAPWWRQVEGAYWWCPEGPHSDVVQRSDHPVTHVSFRDAHAYCVWAGLRLPTEAEWEYAARGGLEGCAFPWGDELEPSGEHRMNVWQGEFPGRNECADGWYGTCPVGEFAPNGYGLYNMTGNVWEWCADWFDPEHPAGDVGTDPKGPPAGQRRSARGGSYLCHESHCRRYRVSARQGVTPDSSIGNIGFRCVRDA; this is encoded by the coding sequence ATGAGTGAGCAGGAGGAGAAACCGGCCTGCTGCGCCCCCTCGGCGGGACGTGCCACGACCTCGCTCGTGGAAGATCCGGTGGACAGGGGCGAGGTCCGCTCCGGTTCCACCGCGGGGTTGGTGCGGCTCGACGGGGGCGCCTTCCGCATGGGTGAAGAGCGGGATCTCGCCTACGCGCAGGACGGCGAGGGGCCGGTACGCGAGGTGCGGCTCGATCCGTACTGGATCTCTCCCACCGTGGTGACGGTCGCGGATTTCGCCGCCTTCGTGGATGCGACCGGGCACCGGACCGACGCCGAACTGTGGGGGTGGTCGTTCGTGTTCGGCGGCCTCCTGCCCGACGACTTCCCGCCCACGCGCGGGGTGGCCGCGGCACCCTGGTGGCGCCAGGTCGAGGGAGCCTACTGGTGGTGCCCGGAGGGCCCGCACTCCGATGTGGTCCAACGTTCGGATCACCCGGTCACGCACGTGTCCTTCCGGGACGCGCACGCCTACTGCGTCTGGGCCGGGCTGCGGCTGCCGACCGAGGCGGAATGGGAGTACGCGGCACGCGGCGGCCTGGAAGGCTGTGCCTTCCCGTGGGGTGACGAGCTGGAACCTTCGGGCGAGCACAGGATGAACGTGTGGCAGGGTGAGTTCCCCGGGCGCAACGAATGCGCGGACGGCTGGTACGGCACCTGCCCGGTGGGTGAGTTCGCCCCGAACGGTTACGGGCTGTACAACATGACCGGCAATGTGTGGGAGTGGTGCGCGGACTGGTTCGATCCCGAGCACCCGGCCGGAGACGTCGGAACCGATCCGAAGGGCCCTCCGGCGGGGCAGCGTCGTAGTGCACGTGGTGGTTCCTACCTGTGCCACGAATCCCACTGCCGACGTTACCGGGTCTCGGCACGGCAGGGTGTGACCCCGGATTCCTCGATCGGCAACATCGGTTTCCGGTGTGTCCGTGACGCGTAG
- a CDS encoding LysR family transcriptional regulator, which yields MERRELEYFLAIAECGSFTAAAQTLRVAQPSLSHAIATLENRLGGRVFHRLPQGVSLTPAGEALIEPARQVMRDLSTATDSVREVLGLAGGRLDIVAQTTLAVDPLAELVGSFLRAHPRVAVHIADPELGWDVTAAVRAGECELGMVDSTEEVLEDLASMVLPGREIQAVLPSSAAPGDRAELTPADLAELDWVSTPKGTATREVIENTVGVRGGGPNVMVETAHQAMIVPSVLAGAGATLLPASMAGEAGKQGATIMSLRPRVIRRGVLFWRRGPLSPSAAEFVRLVEELVRRGPGDHSRE from the coding sequence ATGGAGCGCAGGGAGCTGGAGTACTTCCTGGCCATAGCCGAGTGCGGGAGTTTCACCGCGGCGGCGCAGACACTGCGCGTCGCGCAGCCCTCGTTGTCGCACGCGATCGCGACGCTGGAGAACCGGCTCGGGGGCAGGGTCTTTCACCGGCTCCCCCAGGGAGTTTCCCTGACCCCGGCGGGCGAGGCCCTGATCGAGCCGGCCCGCCAGGTGATGCGTGATCTGAGTACGGCGACCGACTCGGTGCGCGAGGTGCTCGGTCTGGCCGGCGGGAGGTTGGACATCGTCGCGCAGACGACACTGGCTGTGGACCCGCTCGCGGAGTTGGTCGGATCGTTCCTGCGCGCGCATCCGAGGGTGGCGGTGCACATCGCCGATCCCGAGCTCGGTTGGGACGTGACGGCAGCCGTGCGAGCAGGCGAGTGCGAACTCGGCATGGTCGACTCGACGGAGGAGGTGCTGGAGGACCTCGCCAGCATGGTGCTGCCCGGCAGGGAGATCCAGGCGGTGCTGCCCTCCTCGGCGGCACCGGGGGATCGCGCGGAGCTGACTCCGGCCGATCTCGCCGAGCTGGACTGGGTGAGCACTCCCAAGGGAACGGCGACCCGCGAAGTGATCGAGAACACCGTGGGTGTCCGGGGCGGCGGTCCGAACGTGATGGTGGAGACCGCGCACCAGGCCATGATCGTGCCGAGCGTGCTCGCCGGAGCGGGCGCCACCCTGCTGCCCGCTTCGATGGCCGGTGAGGCCGGAAAGCAGGGGGCCACGATCATGTCGCTGCGCCCTCGGGTGATCCGGCGCGGGGTGCTGTTCTGGCGTCGTGGGCCGCTCTCCCCCTCGGCGGCGGAGTTCGTGCGGCTGGTGGAGGAGCTCGTGCGGCGCGGACCGGGAGACCACTCCCGAGAGTAG
- a CDS encoding BCCT family transporter, translated as MQTSKTNRSAIGVVFFVSVAITALIVLWGALAPNNFGAVTNRVFGYVVSDLSWFFLLAANVFLVFVIYLGLSRYGRTKLGKDDDRPDFGRLSWFAMMFQAGMGPAIIFWGLAEPLSHYDNVPFGLAEPGSQEAAGLAVQYSFFHWALHPWAIYATAGLAVAYFTHRKGEKALISAIFRPLLGDRVDGPLGKALDVLAVLAVVFGIAVALGQAGLQLTAGLGETFGLPTGVWVQLVILGLTTAAFMISATTRIEHGIKWIANISMLIAPLLLIFYFVVGPTVVQLNVLTEGIGNYLTNIVPMSFRLDAFDINTEWLGSWTVFYWSWWIAWAPYVGMFMARISRGRSIREFVGATVLAPSIVSIIWIAVFGGAALQLARNGQASDIAGTVAQSPAAGMFVFIQEYPLPVLLAIITLVLLWVFFVASADSGTVVLGELSTGGSPNPRVWVRLLWGLLLAGVAAVLLVSGGLGALQKASVLIGTPFALVLIGICVAFFKTLSQERGSRTEEHLHSRPTEAEVPGDSEAPESMGRAVREPAGPGDRG; from the coding sequence ATGCAAACTTCAAAAACGAACCGTTCCGCGATCGGAGTCGTTTTCTTCGTCTCCGTCGCGATCACGGCGCTGATCGTTCTGTGGGGCGCTTTGGCGCCGAACAACTTCGGCGCCGTCACCAACAGAGTTTTCGGCTACGTGGTGTCGGATCTGAGTTGGTTCTTCCTGCTGGCGGCGAACGTTTTTCTCGTGTTCGTGATCTACCTGGGATTGAGCAGGTACGGGAGGACAAAACTCGGGAAGGACGACGACAGGCCCGATTTCGGTCGTCTTTCCTGGTTCGCCATGATGTTTCAGGCGGGAATGGGGCCTGCCATCATTTTCTGGGGCCTGGCCGAACCGCTGTCGCACTACGACAACGTGCCGTTCGGCCTGGCCGAGCCGGGTTCGCAAGAGGCCGCCGGGCTGGCCGTTCAGTACTCCTTCTTCCACTGGGCGTTGCACCCCTGGGCGATCTATGCCACCGCGGGGCTGGCCGTGGCCTACTTCACGCACCGCAAGGGGGAGAAGGCGCTGATCAGCGCCATTTTCCGGCCGTTGCTCGGTGACCGCGTCGACGGTCCGCTGGGCAAGGCGCTCGACGTCCTGGCGGTGCTGGCGGTGGTGTTCGGTATCGCCGTCGCCCTGGGGCAGGCAGGACTGCAGCTGACGGCGGGACTCGGGGAGACCTTCGGACTGCCCACCGGGGTGTGGGTGCAGCTCGTGATCCTCGGCCTGACCACTGCGGCGTTCATGATATCGGCGACGACGCGGATCGAGCACGGCATCAAGTGGATCGCCAACATCAGCATGCTCATCGCCCCGCTGCTGCTGATCTTCTACTTCGTGGTCGGCCCGACCGTCGTGCAGCTCAACGTCCTGACCGAGGGGATCGGCAACTACCTGACCAACATCGTCCCGATGAGCTTCCGGCTGGACGCGTTCGACATCAACACGGAGTGGTTGGGGAGCTGGACCGTTTTCTACTGGTCCTGGTGGATCGCCTGGGCACCGTACGTGGGGATGTTCATGGCGCGCATCTCCCGCGGACGCAGCATCCGCGAGTTCGTCGGAGCCACCGTGCTCGCTCCCAGCATCGTCAGCATAATCTGGATCGCCGTGTTCGGCGGAGCGGCGCTGCAGCTGGCTCGCAACGGGCAGGCCTCCGACATCGCCGGGACCGTGGCGCAGAGCCCGGCGGCGGGCATGTTCGTGTTCATCCAGGAGTACCCGTTGCCCGTCCTCCTGGCGATCATCACGCTGGTGTTGCTGTGGGTGTTCTTCGTGGCCAGCGCCGATTCCGGCACCGTGGTGCTGGGCGAGCTGTCCACCGGCGGCTCTCCGAATCCCAGGGTCTGGGTCCGGCTCCTCTGGGGACTCCTGCTGGCAGGCGTCGCTGCCGTCCTGCTGGTCTCCGGTGGGCTCGGCGCGCTCCAGAAGGCCTCGGTGCTCATCGGAACACCGTTCGCGCTCGTGCTGATCGGCATCTGCGTGGCCTTCTTCAAGACCCTGTCGCAGGAGCGCGGTTCCCGCACGGAGGAACACTTGCACAGTCGGCCCACCGAGGCCGAGGTCCCGGGCGACTCGGAAGCCCCGGAAAGCATGGGTAGAGCAGTCCGAGAACCGGCAGGACCGGGTGATCGGGGATGA
- a CDS encoding XRE family transcriptional regulator, which translates to MSEFTTETAEEAGTFSTEQDLLVFGQRLRHVRKAAGLTLSELGKRVDRAPSQLSLLENGHREPKLSLLRSLATALGSTVDELLSKKPPNRRAELEIAVEQAQLDPLYQQLDVPPLKVTKRVPTDVLEHVLALYEELRRRETKRVATPEEARAANADLRSMMREHGNYFPEIEKSADEILRRVGYHGGPLSEGLIQSIATHLGYGLRFVTDLPRSVRSVTDLRHKRIFLRRESLGMHSPRTILLQTLGHLTLGHRQPRDFADFLRQRVEANYFAAAVLIPESSAVPFLRQAKADRDLAVEDLRDVFSVSYEMAAHRFTNLATQYLDLVCHFVRNDETGIIYKAYANDGLEFPADPTGAIEGQRMCRYWAGRQVFASPDRYSTHYQYTDKPGATHWCVAHVDPSRGRDFAITLGVPYTESRWFRGRETTNHSKSGCPNGECCQRPPTELANRWQGMVWPSARAHSHVLSALPSDTFPGVDEADVYAFLESHQ; encoded by the coding sequence ATGTCGGAGTTTACGACCGAGACAGCGGAAGAAGCCGGTACTTTTTCCACGGAGCAGGACCTGCTGGTGTTCGGCCAGCGGCTCCGCCACGTACGCAAAGCGGCAGGCCTGACCCTTTCCGAACTGGGGAAACGCGTGGATCGGGCCCCCTCGCAGCTCTCGCTGCTGGAGAACGGGCACCGCGAACCCAAGCTCTCGTTGCTCAGATCACTGGCCACGGCGCTCGGCAGCACGGTGGACGAACTGCTGTCGAAGAAACCACCGAACAGGCGCGCCGAACTGGAGATAGCCGTGGAACAGGCACAGCTCGACCCGCTGTACCAGCAGCTCGACGTTCCACCGCTGAAAGTCACCAAACGGGTCCCCACCGACGTGCTGGAACACGTGCTGGCGCTCTACGAGGAGCTGCGCCGCAGGGAGACCAAACGGGTCGCCACCCCGGAGGAAGCGCGCGCGGCCAACGCCGATCTGCGCAGCATGATGCGCGAGCACGGCAACTACTTCCCCGAGATCGAGAAGTCGGCGGACGAGATACTGCGCCGCGTCGGCTACCACGGCGGCCCGCTCTCCGAGGGGCTGATCCAGTCCATCGCGACCCATCTCGGATACGGCCTGCGGTTCGTCACCGATCTGCCCCGCTCCGTGCGCTCGGTCACCGACCTGCGCCACAAGAGGATCTTCCTACGACGCGAATCCCTGGGCATGCACAGCCCGCGGACGATCCTGCTGCAGACCCTCGGGCACCTCACCCTGGGGCACCGGCAACCGCGCGACTTCGCGGACTTCCTGCGTCAACGCGTCGAGGCGAACTACTTCGCCGCCGCCGTGCTGATCCCGGAGAGCTCGGCGGTCCCCTTCCTCCGGCAGGCCAAGGCCGACCGCGACCTGGCCGTGGAGGACCTCCGCGACGTCTTCTCCGTCTCCTACGAGATGGCCGCGCACCGCTTCACCAACCTGGCGACCCAGTACCTGGACCTGGTGTGCCACTTCGTGCGCAACGACGAGACCGGAATCATCTACAAGGCCTACGCCAACGACGGGTTGGAGTTCCCCGCCGACCCCACCGGGGCCATCGAGGGGCAGCGGATGTGCCGGTACTGGGCGGGCAGGCAGGTCTTCGCCTCGCCCGACCGCTACTCCACCCACTACCAGTACACCGACAAGCCGGGGGCCACGCACTGGTGCGTGGCCCACGTCGACCCCAGCCGAGGGCGCGACTTCGCGATCACGCTGGGGGTGCCCTACACGGAATCGCGCTGGTTCCGGGGGCGGGAAACCACGAACCACTCCAAATCGGGCTGCCCGAACGGGGAGTGCTGCCAACGTCCCCCCACCGAACTGGCCAATCGCTGGCAGGGCATGGTCTGGCCGTCGGCCCGGGCGCACTCGCACGTGCTCTCGGCGCTGCCCTCGGACACCTTCCCCGGTGTGGACGAGGCCGACGTCTACGCGTTCCTGGAGTCGCACCAGTGA
- the aceA gene encoding isocitrate lyase, translating into MSPQPGIREQALQAAKDLQHDWETNPRWKGVERTYSASDVIRLRGSVQEENTLARLGAERLWELLRDNDYIHALGALTGNQAVQQVRAGLQAIYLSGWQVAADANLAGETYPDQSLYPANSVPQVVRRINNALKRADQVSWSEALDPEATEVEQEDRHWLAPIVADAEAGFGGALNAYELMKGMIQAGAAGVHWEDQLASEKKCGHLGGKVLIPTSQHVKTLNSARLAADVAGVPTLVVARTDAQAATLLTSDVDERDQKFVTGERTAEGFYKVNNGLEPCIERGLAYAPYADLIWMETSTPDLDVARKFAESIKAQYPDKMLAYNCSPSFNWRKNLDDSTIAKFQRELSQMGYKFQFITLAGFHALNHSMFDLAKNYATDDMSAYVDLQEKEFAAEKDGYTATKHQREAGTGYFDRISMAVNPESSTTALAGSTETAQF; encoded by the coding sequence ATGAGCCCTCAACCCGGCATCCGCGAACAGGCTCTGCAGGCCGCCAAGGACCTCCAGCACGACTGGGAGACGAACCCGCGTTGGAAGGGCGTTGAGCGCACCTACTCCGCAAGCGACGTCATCCGCCTCCGCGGCTCCGTGCAGGAGGAGAACACGCTGGCCCGGCTGGGCGCCGAGCGCCTGTGGGAGCTGCTGCGGGACAACGACTACATCCACGCTCTCGGTGCGCTGACCGGAAACCAGGCCGTCCAGCAGGTCCGCGCGGGTCTGCAGGCCATCTACCTGTCCGGCTGGCAGGTCGCCGCCGACGCCAACCTCGCGGGTGAGACCTACCCGGACCAGAGCCTGTACCCCGCCAACTCGGTCCCGCAGGTGGTCCGCAGGATCAACAACGCCCTCAAGCGGGCCGACCAGGTTTCCTGGTCCGAGGCGCTGGACCCCGAGGCCACCGAGGTGGAGCAGGAGGACCGGCACTGGCTGGCCCCGATCGTCGCCGACGCCGAGGCCGGGTTCGGCGGTGCGCTCAACGCCTACGAGCTCATGAAGGGCATGATCCAGGCGGGTGCCGCCGGTGTGCACTGGGAGGACCAGCTCGCTTCCGAGAAGAAGTGCGGCCATCTCGGGGGCAAGGTGCTCATCCCCACCAGCCAGCACGTCAAGACGCTCAACTCGGCCAGGCTGGCCGCTGACGTCGCGGGAGTCCCGACGCTGGTCGTGGCCCGCACCGACGCGCAGGCGGCCACGTTGCTGACCAGTGACGTGGACGAGCGGGACCAGAAGTTCGTCACCGGCGAGCGCACTGCCGAGGGCTTCTACAAGGTGAACAACGGCCTCGAGCCGTGCATCGAGCGCGGTCTCGCCTACGCGCCCTACGCCGATCTGATCTGGATGGAGACCTCGACTCCCGATCTGGACGTGGCCAGGAAGTTCGCCGAGTCGATCAAGGCCCAGTACCCGGACAAGATGCTGGCCTACAACTGCTCCCCCTCGTTCAACTGGCGCAAGAACCTGGACGACAGCACCATCGCCAAGTTCCAGCGGGAACTCAGCCAGATGGGCTACAAGTTCCAGTTCATCACGCTGGCCGGATTCCACGCGCTGAACCACAGCATGTTCGACCTGGCCAAGAACTACGCCACGGACGACATGTCCGCCTACGTCGACCTCCAGGAGAAGGAGTTCGCTGCGGAGAAGGACGGCTACACCGCGACGAAGCACCAGCGCGAGGCGGGCACCGGTTACTTCGACCGGATCAGCATGGCCGTGAACCCCGAGTCCTCGACCACCGCGCTGGCCGGGTCCACCGAAACGGCGCAGTTCTGA